One segment of Ascidiaceihabitans donghaensis DNA contains the following:
- a CDS encoding cytochrome c-type biogenesis protein: MKRFVLMLCLLAAPAWAVEPDEVLSDPVLEQRARDISKGLRCLVCQNESIDESHASLAKDLRVLVRERLVAGDSDTQTVDFIVERYGEYVLLNPRASGSTLLLWAAGPLMLLLAGAIGFGYVRKRAGAKAPQEDALSVEEEARLRQILKE; the protein is encoded by the coding sequence ATGAAGCGTTTTGTCTTGATGTTGTGCCTGTTGGCTGCCCCTGCTTGGGCTGTTGAACCGGATGAAGTGTTAAGTGATCCAGTGCTGGAACAACGGGCGCGTGACATTTCAAAAGGATTGCGGTGTCTGGTGTGCCAAAACGAAAGCATCGACGAAAGCCACGCGTCTTTGGCCAAAGACCTAAGGGTGCTGGTGCGTGAACGGTTGGTGGCGGGCGACAGCGACACGCAAACTGTTGATTTCATTGTCGAGCGCTATGGTGAATATGTGCTGTTGAACCCGCGCGCGTCCGGATCAACCCTGTTGCTTTGGGCGGCGGGGCCTTTGATGCTTTTGCTGGCTGGCGCGATCGGGTTTGGCTATGTGCGCAAGCGGGCGGGTGCCAAAGCGCCACAAGAGGATGCGTTGAGCGTTGAAGAAGAAGCACGTTTGCGGCAAATTTTGAAAGAATGA
- a CDS encoding heme lyase CcmF/NrfE family subunit: protein MITELGHFALLLAFVVAIVQTIVPLIGAHKRWSSWMAVAEPAASAQFLLTAFSFAALTWAFVTSDFSLRLVVLNSHSAKPLLYKISGTWGNHEGSMLLWVLIVTLFGATAAWFGNNLPPTLRARVLAVQSAIAVAFFAFIIFTSNPFVRLGVPPFDGQDLNPLLQDPGLAFHPPFLYLGYVGLSMAFSFAVAALIEGRVDAAWGRWVRPWTLAAWVFLTIGIALGSWWAYYELGWGGFWFWDPVENASFMPWLLAAALLHSAIVVEKRESLKSWTILLAILAFGFSLIGTFIVRSGLLTSVHAFANDPERGVFILMILGFFMGGALLLFAFRASTMEAKGIFGVVSRESALVTNNVLLAVSCFVVFVGTMWPLVAEMFFDRKLSVGPPFFNMAFTPFMLVLGLVLPVGAMLPWKRGQLTRAMAPLKYAFLLAFAIGGLVWAMQTGRSLLGPIGVFLAAWLIMGSVVDLLSRTGRGGDRFGRLLRLPRADWGKTVAHSGLGITMMGVAGLTAWQQEDIRVAQIGEPFDVGAYTLTLDGVEEFEGPNYLSTMGLVTLAQNGREIAQLRPEKRIYPVAQMPTTEAAIDYDLARDVYVVIGDPQAAGGWAIRTYIKPLTNWIWIGCALMALGGLLSLSDRRFRVAAGARKAATPQGVPAE, encoded by the coding sequence ATGATTACAGAGCTTGGACATTTCGCACTGCTGCTCGCCTTTGTTGTGGCGATCGTGCAGACTATTGTTCCCCTGATCGGGGCACACAAACGCTGGTCGTCTTGGATGGCGGTTGCAGAACCCGCAGCATCGGCGCAGTTCCTGCTGACGGCTTTTTCGTTTGCTGCACTGACTTGGGCATTTGTGACATCTGATTTCAGCCTGCGTCTTGTGGTGTTGAACAGCCATTCTGCAAAACCGCTTTTGTACAAAATCAGCGGCACGTGGGGCAATCACGAAGGATCAATGCTGCTTTGGGTGCTGATCGTGACATTGTTCGGCGCGACAGCCGCCTGGTTCGGCAATAACTTGCCCCCAACCTTGCGCGCCCGGGTTCTTGCGGTGCAATCCGCCATTGCAGTGGCGTTTTTCGCTTTCATCATTTTCACGTCCAACCCGTTTGTGCGCTTGGGCGTTCCTCCGTTTGACGGACAAGATCTGAACCCGCTTTTGCAAGATCCCGGTTTGGCGTTCCATCCGCCGTTCTTGTATTTGGGCTACGTTGGTCTCAGCATGGCGTTCAGCTTTGCGGTTGCAGCCTTGATCGAAGGACGCGTGGATGCGGCATGGGGCCGTTGGGTGCGTCCTTGGACCTTAGCCGCATGGGTGTTTTTGACCATCGGTATCGCGCTTGGATCGTGGTGGGCGTATTATGAACTTGGCTGGGGCGGGTTCTGGTTCTGGGATCCGGTCGAAAACGCATCATTCATGCCTTGGCTGTTGGCCGCCGCGTTGCTGCATTCCGCTATTGTCGTGGAAAAGCGCGAAAGCTTGAAAAGCTGGACCATCTTGCTTGCTATTCTGGCGTTCGGGTTTTCGTTGATCGGGACATTCATTGTGCGGTCTGGCTTGCTGACATCGGTGCATGCCTTCGCCAACGATCCCGAGCGGGGCGTGTTCATTTTGATGATCCTTGGCTTTTTCATGGGTGGGGCTTTGCTGTTGTTTGCCTTTCGCGCCAGCACCATGGAGGCCAAAGGGATCTTTGGGGTTGTCAGCCGTGAAAGCGCTTTGGTGACGAACAATGTGCTGTTGGCTGTCAGTTGCTTTGTGGTGTTTGTCGGCACGATGTGGCCGCTGGTCGCAGAGATGTTTTTTGACCGAAAGCTCAGCGTTGGGCCCCCGTTCTTTAACATGGCGTTCACACCCTTCATGTTGGTGTTGGGCCTGGTGTTGCCGGTCGGCGCCATGTTGCCTTGGAAGCGTGGTCAGTTGACCCGCGCAATGGCGCCTTTGAAATACGCGTTCCTGCTGGCTTTCGCCATTGGGGGACTGGTTTGGGCGATGCAAACCGGACGCAGCTTGTTGGGGCCGATTGGGGTGTTTCTGGCGGCGTGGCTGATTATGGGGTCCGTTGTGGATCTGTTGTCGCGCACTGGTCGTGGCGGGGACCGCTTCGGCAGGCTTCTGCGCCTTCCGCGTGCTGATTGGGGCAAAACGGTTGCCCATTCGGGGCTTGGGATCACTATGATGGGGGTCGCTGGGCTAACGGCTTGGCAGCAAGAGGACATTCGTGTCGCCCAGATCGGTGAACCCTTCGATGTAGGCGCATATACGCTGACTTTGGACGGTGTCGAAGAGTTCGAAGGACCAAACTACCTGTCCACCATGGGATTGGTGACACTGGCGCAAAACGGGCGTGAAATCGCACAGTTGCGTCCTGAAAAGCGGATCTATCCCGTGGCACAAATGCCAACCACCGAGGCGGCGATTGACTATGATCTGGCCCGCGATGTCTACGTTGTGATTGGCGACCCGCAAGCTGCAGGGGGCTGGGCCATTCGGACCTACATCAAGCCTTTGACAAACTGGATTTGGATTGGCTGCGCTTTGATGGCCTTGGGTGGACTGCTAAGCCTAAGCGACCGGAGGTTCCGCGTGGCCGCGGGCGCCCGTAAAGCTGCGACGCCGCAAGGGGTGCCCGCGGAATGA
- a CDS encoding holin family protein, whose translation MGLIERMFGLVFGGGSNVIRDTAHVFRENAENGAGRQARIQGQAMQQYGREFEVPRQGGFDRFMDGVNRLPRPALALGTMGLFVSAMVNPLWFAERMQGIALVPEPLWWLLGVIVSFYFGARHQVKSQQFQREIVGSMAHVPQVMENIQALRSLRADSIGAADTGQDARLGVASILPDANAALDAWKRRKA comes from the coding sequence ATGGGGTTGATAGAACGTATGTTTGGTCTGGTCTTTGGCGGGGGCAGCAATGTCATCCGCGACACAGCACATGTCTTTCGGGAGAACGCCGAAAATGGCGCCGGGCGTCAAGCGCGTATTCAAGGTCAAGCCATGCAGCAATACGGACGCGAGTTCGAGGTGCCACGCCAAGGCGGTTTTGACCGGTTTATGGATGGCGTTAATCGTTTGCCGCGGCCTGCTTTGGCACTGGGCACGATGGGGCTGTTTGTGTCCGCCATGGTCAACCCGCTTTGGTTTGCAGAGCGTATGCAAGGCATCGCTTTGGTGCCTGAACCCCTTTGGTGGTTGTTGGGGGTGATCGTATCCTTTTATTTTGGTGCTCGTCACCAAGTCAAAAGCCAGCAATTTCAGCGCGAGATCGTGGGATCGATGGCGCATGTTCCGCAAGTCATGGAAAACATCCAAGCCCTGCGCAGCTTGCGGGCGGACAGCATAGGTGCCGCAGATACCGGGCAAGATGCACGTCTGGGTGTTGCATCTATCCTGCCTGATGCCAATGCTGCCCTTGACGCTTGGAAACGTCGCAAAGCGTGA
- a CDS encoding holin-associated N-acetylmuramidase translates to MQTVHDIATQIVHREGGYVNDPDDPGGATNFGVTIHTMRRLGLDLDRDGAITPRDVQALSRAQAIDIFVKHYFERPQIAELPKVLHATVFDMYVNAGGNAVKILQRLLRDMGQAVVVDGALGPQSIGATHAAHKQARGYMVDAYGIARRNYYFRIADKRSASRKYARTRAGGKGGWITRAEEFISPKYHLSAEQFQQRIASWG, encoded by the coding sequence ATGCAAACGGTTCACGACATTGCAACCCAGATTGTTCACCGTGAAGGTGGGTACGTCAACGATCCCGATGATCCCGGAGGGGCTACAAATTTTGGCGTAACCATCCACACCATGCGCCGGTTGGGGCTGGATCTGGACCGCGATGGCGCAATCACACCGCGTGACGTTCAGGCACTCAGCCGTGCGCAGGCCATTGATATTTTCGTAAAGCACTACTTTGAGCGCCCCCAAATCGCAGAGCTGCCCAAAGTGCTGCATGCGACAGTGTTTGACATGTATGTCAACGCAGGTGGCAATGCGGTGAAGATTTTGCAACGCTTGTTGCGCGACATGGGGCAGGCAGTTGTTGTGGACGGCGCACTTGGACCACAATCAATCGGCGCCACACATGCCGCCCACAAACAGGCGCGCGGCTACATGGTGGACGCATATGGCATCGCACGCCGTAACTATTATTTTCGCATCGCAGACAAACGCAGCGCCAGTCGAAAATATGCAAGGACACGGGCAGGGGGCAAAGGCGGCTGGATCACCCGCGCAGAAGAATTCATTTCACCCAAATACCACCTGTCAGCGGAACAATTTCAGCAAAGGATCGCATCATGGGGTTGA
- the ccmE gene encoding cytochrome c maturation protein CcmE: MKSLKKQRRIQVIAVAAVALVLSTVLIGYAMRDGINFFRSPSQVVDAPPPPTEVFRIGGLVEEGSIVRGQGESIRFVVTDGGASVPAVYTGVLPDLFEENQGMVGTGRYVNGIFEASEILAKHDETYMPSEVIDALKEQGVYVEPEA; this comes from the coding sequence ATGAAATCGCTGAAAAAACAACGCCGTATTCAAGTGATTGCTGTTGCGGCTGTTGCGTTGGTTTTGTCCACAGTTCTGATTGGTTACGCGATGCGCGACGGGATCAATTTCTTCCGCTCGCCAAGCCAGGTTGTTGATGCCCCCCCACCACCAACAGAGGTGTTTCGCATCGGTGGCTTGGTTGAAGAAGGGTCTATTGTGCGCGGGCAGGGCGAAAGCATTCGGTTTGTTGTGACGGACGGCGGGGCCTCGGTCCCTGCGGTTTACACAGGCGTTTTGCCGGACTTGTTCGAAGAGAATCAAGGTATGGTGGGCACTGGCCGTTACGTGAACGGCATCTTTGAAGCGTCTGAAATATTGGCCAAACATGACGAGACATATATGCCATCCGAAGTTATCGACGCTTTGAAAGAACAAGGCGTTTACGTCGAGCCGGAGGCATGA
- the argC gene encoding N-acetyl-gamma-glutamyl-phosphate reductase produces the protein MTHSIAILGASGYTGAELIRLIDGHSAMQIKALGAYSKAGQSIAQVFPHLRHLDLPDMVSFDKIDWSGIDLCFCALPHKTSQEVIRDLPKTLKIVDLSADFRLRDPEAYAQWYGNPHSAVEMQGEAVYGLTEFYRDDIAAARLVAGTGCNAATGQFALRPLIAAGVIDLDEIILDLKCAVSGAGRALKENLLHAELSEGYHAYAVGGTHRHLGEFDQEFTALAGRPVHVQFTPHLVPANRGILATTYVKGDAQKIYDTMAQAYLNEPFIEVLPMGEAPSTRHIRGSNFCHIGVIKDRIDGRAIVVAALDNLTKGSSGQALQNANLMLGVEETEGLMMAPLFP, from the coding sequence ATGACACATTCTATCGCAATTCTGGGCGCCAGTGGGTACACAGGTGCCGAACTTATTCGGCTGATTGACGGGCATTCCGCTATGCAAATCAAGGCTTTGGGCGCCTATTCCAAAGCCGGACAAAGCATCGCGCAAGTGTTCCCGCATCTGCGCCATCTGGATTTACCGGATATGGTCAGCTTTGATAAAATAGACTGGTCCGGGATTGATCTGTGCTTTTGCGCCTTGCCCCATAAAACCAGCCAAGAGGTCATTCGCGATCTGCCAAAGACACTGAAAATCGTTGATCTGAGTGCCGATTTCAGGCTGCGTGATCCGGAAGCCTATGCCCAGTGGTACGGCAACCCGCACAGCGCCGTTGAGATGCAAGGTGAGGCGGTCTACGGTTTGACCGAATTCTACCGCGACGACATCGCAGCGGCCCGTTTGGTTGCGGGCACCGGATGTAATGCGGCCACTGGCCAATTTGCGTTGCGCCCGTTGATTGCCGCTGGCGTCATTGATCTGGACGAGATCATCTTGGACCTAAAGTGTGCGGTATCAGGGGCGGGGCGCGCCTTGAAAGAAAACCTGCTGCATGCAGAACTGTCCGAAGGCTATCATGCCTACGCCGTTGGTGGCACGCATCGGCATCTGGGGGAGTTTGATCAGGAATTCACAGCCCTGGCGGGACGTCCGGTGCATGTGCAGTTTACGCCACATCTGGTTCCTGCCAATCGCGGAATTTTGGCCACAACCTATGTCAAAGGTGATGCACAAAAGATCTATGACACGATGGCGCAAGCCTATTTGAATGAACCCTTTATCGAAGTTCTACCTATGGGCGAAGCCCCAAGCACGCGCCACATCCGCGGGTCGAATTTTTGCCATATCGGCGTCATAAAAGATCGTATCGATGGCCGTGCGATAGTTGTTGCAGCGTTGGATAACCTGACAAAAGGTAGCAGCGGGCAGGCGTTGCAAAATGCCAATCTGATGTTAGGTGTGGAAGAGACCGAAGGCCTTATGATGGCGCCTTTGTTCCCGTAA
- a CDS encoding glutamate racemase: MAVGIFDSGLGGLTVLEAVQKRLPDVEFVYLADSANAPYGVRTADDIYDLTCKAVQRLFDAGCDLVILACNTASAAALRRMQEGWIPEGKRVLGVFVPLIEALTERQWGDNSPPREVEVKHVALFATPATVASRAFQRELAFRAIGVDVEAQACGGVVDAIEDGDMILAEALVRSHVDALMRKMPQPQAGILGCTHYPLMKDAFQAALGADVKLFSQADLVGESLADYLGRHPDKIGAGESANLTTGDPKRVSDRATQFLRRQISFDAA, translated from the coding sequence ATGGCGGTTGGTATTTTTGACAGTGGTTTAGGCGGCTTGACCGTTCTGGAGGCCGTGCAAAAGCGTTTGCCGGATGTCGAATTCGTGTATCTTGCTGACAGCGCCAATGCGCCTTACGGCGTGCGCACAGCCGATGACATCTACGACTTGACCTGTAAAGCCGTGCAACGCCTGTTCGATGCCGGTTGCGATTTGGTGATTTTGGCCTGCAACACAGCCTCTGCTGCCGCTTTGCGTCGGATGCAAGAAGGCTGGATACCGGAAGGCAAGCGTGTCTTGGGTGTGTTTGTCCCCTTGATCGAGGCGCTGACTGAAAGGCAGTGGGGTGACAATTCTCCGCCCCGTGAGGTCGAGGTAAAACACGTGGCGTTGTTTGCGACCCCTGCGACAGTGGCCAGCCGCGCATTTCAGCGTGAGCTCGCGTTCCGTGCTATTGGCGTCGACGTCGAAGCGCAGGCCTGTGGCGGTGTGGTAGATGCCATCGAAGACGGTGACATGATCCTTGCCGAAGCACTTGTGCGCAGCCATGTGGATGCGTTGATGCGTAAGATGCCGCAACCGCAAGCGGGCATTTTAGGGTGTACGCATTATCCTTTGATGAAAGATGCGTTTCAAGCGGCTTTGGGCGCTGATGTGAAGCTGTTCTCACAAGCCGATTTGGTGGGCGAAAGCCTGGCTGACTATCTGGGCCGCCATCCTGACAAAATCGGAGCAGGCGAAAGCGCCAATCTAACCACAGGCGATCCCAAGCGCGTCAGTGACCGCGCGACGCAATTTTTGCGACGACAGATCAGCTTTGACGCCGCTTGA
- a CDS encoding lysophospholipid acyltransferase family protein codes for MAPSYVPSQKLSRRDVTRDITYAHSASSTAGRAVIRVIENSTGRLGLIKRAQGYEAEVAAGRDFWSVMVDRYGLGLDIFEGALSNIPRNGPVILIANHPYGILDGLMMGHMLSQARGDFRILANSVFCKADALNRIVLPISFDASKDAALLNLQTRKDALSYLRNGGALGVFPGGTVSTAERPFGQPLDPGWRHFTARLIAQSDAIVVPVYFDGHTSRMFQIASHLHSTLRLGLLIKEFKTRVDTPVRVAIGNPIGRDVLNSFRGDSKQMMDFLRKATYELSPSPNQSFDLGYEFETKLR; via the coding sequence ATGGCCCCGTCATACGTGCCGTCACAAAAGCTTTCACGCCGTGATGTCACACGCGATATCACCTACGCCCATTCCGCATCCTCCACAGCAGGACGTGCGGTGATACGCGTGATTGAGAATTCCACTGGACGTTTGGGTCTCATAAAACGTGCGCAAGGCTATGAGGCAGAAGTGGCTGCGGGCCGCGACTTTTGGTCCGTTATGGTGGATCGATATGGCCTTGGACTGGACATCTTCGAGGGGGCATTGTCCAACATTCCGCGCAACGGTCCAGTTATTTTGATTGCCAATCACCCTTATGGTATTCTGGACGGGCTGATGATGGGACATATGTTGTCCCAAGCGCGTGGAGATTTTCGAATACTGGCCAATTCGGTGTTTTGTAAAGCGGACGCATTGAACAGGATTGTTTTGCCGATCTCTTTTGACGCATCCAAAGACGCGGCGTTGCTTAATCTTCAAACCCGTAAAGATGCCCTGTCTTATTTGCGCAACGGCGGTGCACTGGGTGTGTTTCCCGGTGGCACGGTAAGCACGGCAGAGCGGCCTTTTGGCCAGCCTTTGGATCCCGGTTGGCGTCATTTTACGGCCAGGCTGATCGCACAGTCTGATGCCATAGTAGTACCCGTATATTTTGACGGGCACACCAGCCGGATGTTTCAGATCGCCAGCCATTTGCACAGCACCCTGCGCCTTGGATTGCTTATCAAAGAATTCAAAACACGCGTCGATACACCTGTGCGCGTGGCCATCGGCAATCCGATTGGCCGCGACGTCTTGAACAGCTTTCGTGGCGACAGCAAACAGATGATGGATTTCCTGCGCAAAGCCACGTATGAGCTGTCTCCAAGCCCAAATCAAAGCTTTGATCTTGGGTACGAGTTTGAAACCAAACTTCGATAG
- a CDS encoding indolepyruvate ferredoxin oxidoreductase family protein yields MTTQKISLHDRYDLEKSPVLLNGTQALVRLMLMQKARDEAAGLNTAGLVTGYRGSPLGAVDMQMERALKPLSAADITFQSGLNEDLAATAHWGAQQAELRGEGKYDGVFGLWYGKGPGVDRSGDVMRHANMAGSSAQGGVLMAMGDDHTGESSTVLHQSEFAMVDAYMPVVSPAGVQEILDYGLYGYALSRFAGVWVGLKTMKDTVEVTSVVDGDPHRLSFVTPDFEMPNGGLNIRLVDDRIEQEARLIDYKRHAAEAFAAANKMDKRVWGKPGAKIGLVAAGKNWLDLVHALSLLNIDAAEAERLGITTYKVGQTWPLDMKTFNDWADGLDLIIVVEEKRKLIEVQIKEALFDNRQGRRVYGGTREGETFFSAKWALDPIEIAEKLGQVLVDEGRNTDGITGGLAMLDEARRSDNAEEIAARLPYFCSGCPHNSSTKVPEGSRAYAGIGCHFMAQWMDRETLGFTHMGAEGANWIGEAPFSKTPHVFQNLGDGTYNHSGVQAIRAALAAGTNITYKILFNDAVAMTGGQDNDGDLSPERIASELRAMGVQNLAVVYDDKEDVNFANFPQGIEIKERAYLQTVQEQFAKLTGVSAIVYIQTCAAEKRRRRKRGTFPDPDKRMFINSDVCEGCGDCGVQSNCVSIVPKETELGRKRAIDQSSCNKDFSCVKGFCPSFVSLEGAVVRKEATTDLELPDLPAPTIPEIDGTWNVVITGVGGTGVVTIGAVMAQAAHIDGKGAGMMEMAGLAQKGGAVHIHCRLANDPHDISAIRVATGEADALIGGDLVVSAGAKTLGLTKSGRTGAVVNSHEIITGDFTRDTEFSLPSDRLSLALEARMQNRVDLFDASDLAKAVLGDSIFSNMMIFGAAWQRGLLPLTHAAIVQAVTLNGAAVDRNLRAFEIGRWAVLHPQDAQAILTPNVVALPKSTEEELQVRAAQLVAYQGRGLAKRYRKLVDAIADSDVKKAALKGYHKLLSYKDEYEVARLLLTSREKARAEFDGDFKMTFNLAPPMLSKMGPEGRPMKREFGQWLETPLRMLTKFKRLRGTPLDVFGYTAERKMERALIKQFEADMKAVLPLLTADTKDAIVALAELPLQIRGFGSVKAQNEAKAAKRREELLSAIKSGGAPMARAAE; encoded by the coding sequence ATGACCACGCAAAAGATTTCGCTTCATGATCGCTATGATTTGGAAAAAAGCCCGGTTCTGTTGAACGGGACGCAAGCGCTGGTGCGTTTGATGTTGATGCAAAAGGCACGCGATGAGGCGGCTGGGTTAAACACCGCAGGGCTTGTGACAGGCTATCGTGGATCTCCGTTGGGGGCGGTCGACATGCAGATGGAGCGCGCCCTAAAGCCTTTGTCAGCCGCAGATATTACCTTTCAGTCCGGTTTAAACGAAGACCTCGCGGCCACGGCGCACTGGGGGGCGCAGCAGGCAGAACTGCGTGGTGAGGGTAAATACGACGGCGTGTTTGGCTTGTGGTACGGGAAAGGCCCCGGAGTGGACCGGTCCGGCGACGTGATGCGCCATGCCAATATGGCTGGCTCGTCCGCGCAGGGCGGTGTGTTGATGGCGATGGGGGACGACCACACCGGTGAATCGTCGACCGTGTTGCACCAATCCGAATTTGCTATGGTCGACGCCTATATGCCGGTGGTGTCGCCCGCGGGTGTGCAGGAAATTCTCGATTATGGTTTGTATGGCTATGCCTTGTCTCGGTTTGCCGGTGTTTGGGTTGGGCTAAAGACCATGAAGGACACAGTCGAAGTGACGTCTGTGGTGGATGGCGATCCACACAGGTTGTCTTTTGTGACGCCGGACTTTGAAATGCCGAACGGTGGTTTGAATATACGCCTTGTCGATGACCGTATCGAACAAGAAGCGCGACTGATCGATTACAAGCGCCACGCCGCTGAAGCCTTTGCTGCTGCTAACAAAATGGACAAACGCGTTTGGGGCAAGCCCGGCGCCAAAATAGGTTTGGTGGCGGCGGGTAAAAACTGGCTTGATCTTGTTCATGCGTTGTCCTTGCTGAACATCGACGCCGCAGAGGCAGAGCGTTTAGGCATAACCACCTACAAAGTGGGGCAAACGTGGCCTTTGGATATGAAGACCTTCAACGATTGGGCTGACGGTCTGGATCTGATTATCGTCGTTGAAGAGAAGCGCAAATTGATCGAGGTGCAAATCAAAGAGGCATTGTTCGACAATCGACAGGGCCGCCGTGTGTATGGCGGAACCCGCGAAGGCGAGACCTTTTTTAGCGCCAAATGGGCGCTGGACCCGATCGAAATTGCCGAAAAACTCGGGCAAGTTCTGGTTGATGAAGGTCGCAATACTGACGGCATCACCGGCGGATTGGCCATGTTGGATGAGGCCCGCAGGTCCGACAACGCAGAAGAAATCGCCGCGCGCCTGCCGTACTTCTGTTCGGGATGTCCGCACAACTCTTCGACGAAGGTGCCAGAGGGCAGTCGGGCCTACGCAGGCATCGGGTGCCATTTCATGGCACAGTGGATGGACCGCGAAACGCTTGGATTTACCCATATGGGGGCAGAAGGCGCGAACTGGATTGGTGAAGCGCCATTTTCAAAAACGCCACATGTGTTTCAAAACCTTGGCGACGGAACCTACAATCACTCGGGCGTGCAAGCGATCCGTGCGGCTTTGGCGGCTGGCACCAACATTACGTATAAGATTTTGTTCAATGATGCGGTCGCCATGACAGGGGGCCAAGACAACGACGGCGATTTAAGTCCCGAGCGTATCGCATCTGAATTGCGGGCGATGGGTGTGCAAAACCTTGCCGTGGTCTACGATGATAAAGAAGACGTGAACTTTGCAAACTTCCCGCAAGGGATTGAAATCAAAGAACGCGCGTATTTGCAAACTGTACAAGAGCAGTTTGCAAAGTTAACGGGCGTGTCTGCTATCGTTTACATCCAGACCTGTGCTGCTGAAAAACGTCGTCGCCGCAAACGCGGCACCTTTCCCGACCCGGACAAGCGCATGTTCATCAATTCGGATGTGTGTGAAGGCTGTGGTGATTGCGGCGTTCAGTCTAACTGCGTGTCTATCGTGCCAAAGGAAACCGAACTGGGCCGCAAACGCGCGATCGATCAATCATCGTGCAACAAGGACTTTTCTTGCGTTAAAGGTTTTTGCCCGTCGTTTGTCAGCTTGGAAGGCGCAGTTGTGCGCAAAGAAGCCACAACAGATTTGGAATTGCCCGACCTGCCAGCCCCCACGATTCCCGAAATTGACGGCACGTGGAATGTGGTGATCACAGGGGTTGGCGGTACAGGTGTCGTGACCATCGGTGCTGTGATGGCGCAAGCTGCTCATATCGATGGCAAAGGCGCCGGCATGATGGAAATGGCAGGATTGGCGCAAAAAGGTGGTGCGGTGCATATCCATTGTCGCCTTGCGAATGATCCGCATGATATTTCGGCCATCCGTGTCGCCACTGGCGAAGCCGACGCGTTGATCGGTGGGGACTTGGTTGTGTCGGCCGGGGCTAAAACGCTTGGTCTGACCAAGTCCGGTCGCACAGGCGCTGTGGTGAACAGCCACGAAATTATCACAGGTGACTTCACACGAGACACCGAATTTTCGCTGCCATCGGACCGCCTAAGCCTTGCCCTTGAAGCACGCATGCAGAACCGTGTGGACCTGTTTGATGCCTCTGATCTGGCAAAGGCCGTTCTGGGGGATAGCATTTTTTCCAATATGATGATTTTCGGGGCAGCATGGCAGCGTGGATTGTTGCCTTTGACCCATGCCGCAATTGTGCAAGCCGTCACGTTGAACGGTGCTGCGGTTGACCGCAATCTGCGTGCTTTTGAGATCGGGCGCTGGGCTGTTTTGCATCCGCAAGATGCGCAAGCGATCTTAACGCCCAATGTGGTTGCATTGCCGAAATCAACAGAGGAAGAACTGCAGGTTCGTGCCGCTCAATTGGTGGCTTATCAAGGCCGCGGACTGGCGAAGAGGTACCGTAAGCTGGTCGATGCTATTGCAGACAGCGACGTTAAAAAAGCTGCATTAAAAGGCTATCATAAGCTTTTGTCTTATAAGGATGAGTACGAAGTAGCGCGCCTGCTTTTGACCTCTCGTGAAAAGGCGCGTGCAGAGTTTGATGGCGACTTCAAAATGACCTTCAATCTGGCCCCGCCCATGTTGTCGAAGATGGGACCCGAAGGGCGCCCGATGAAGCGTGAATTTGGGCAATGGTTGGAAACGCCACTGCGCATGTTAACCAAGTTCAAACGCTTGCGTGGCACGCCTTTGGATGTGTTTGGCTACACAGCGGAACGAAAAATGGAACGTGCCCTGATCAAGCAATTTGAGGCCGACATGAAAGCTGTTTTGCCGCTGCTGACGGCGGACACCAAAGACGCGATTGTGGCGTTGGCGGAGCTGCCTTTGCAAATAAGGGGCTTTGGTTCTGTGAAGGCCCAAAATGAGGCCAAGGCGGCAAAGCGGCGTGAAGAATTGCTAAGTGCCATTAAATCAGGTGGGGCACCTATGGCGCGCGCGGCGGAATAG